The genomic stretch ATAATGCTAGGGATTAGAGTTCATGGATATGTTTCAATACAATAGGCATGCAGGAAAAGCCTAAAAAGGGTAGATCCTGGTAATCCTATAGATATAAACAATCTGTTAGATCATCAAATATACAAAAGATGTCTTATCCAAGAGACATATTCTTCAattctctaattttttttatcatgaagtAAGTAGCTTGCTTCATGATAATATGACAACATGGCTTGATGTTGAACTCCAGCACCTACTTTCATTGTTCATATATTGAGGGAGCAATCTTTGAAGGATGACAATTTTCATGAAGCTTTTTTCCCATATTAGACAAGAATAGCTGCCAGAAAAAGCTCACAATGATTTGTTTTTCCATTCAGAAGATTAGTACTAATGATTGAACACATGACTTAGTAATAAACCACATTCAGCTATAAGTTGAAGCTGACTATTCTCCTGGACAAATTCAAACAGCTTTGGAAGATATTTCCATCTATTCTACATAGTTGTTGAATGCATTTCCATGAATATGGTCAATGAAGGAATAAAAAATCAACATGCTTCCAATATTGATTTAAACCACTAAATTTGTAGTgctacttttattattattattattattattattattattattattattattattattattattatcttttatccAAAATGAACCAAGAAGATGCACATTTCAGATGACAAAATTACATACAGAAAACTATGTTCAGCTAATTTCTCACCAACTTGCTTAAGCTAAAGTATCCTTCACATGAGTTTTATTACATGACTGTCTACAGTGAAATTATGACAGGCTGTTTTAGAACTTGAGAATACCACAAATCTTGGCATGATTGCAAAAACAGTGAAGGACAAGAACAGCTACTGGACTTGATTGAACTATACATAGTTGAGATGTTCTGAATAATGATATGTTTTCTCTGAACAAGGTTTGTtcatatatttttcatttttggttgatgaaaaaataaatatcagCATCATtagcaataaaaaaatatagaaaggACTCCAGATTCTATGGAACTAGAGCAAGAACATAAACCACTGTTAAAGGATTCATTAAACTTGTCTTAGAATGGCAAAATACAGATTATTGGTTCCAAAACATGTAAGCAACAATTAAATATAAGGCATAAGCAAGAAGCTAAAGGTATTCATCAAACTTGTTTTAGATTGTCAAACAATATTTACAAATAAGATAATCTAAGCATCATCTCTTTCTTTATGTGTTTGTGTGTCCAAGACCTCCAAGTAAAAGAGAAAAGAATGAAGAAAATACAGGAGAAGAAGGTAGAGGCAAACTACAAGAAGACATTATTATGGAGCTAAAAGATCACCACACAAGTCTGCTACTGGGCTAAGATTACACAGTGCTAATAAAGCCACCATGTTCAAGAAAACACTGCCTTGAGCCTCAAAAGAGTCAACAAGAAGGAAAAAGGAGAACACTATAAAAAGCACCCAAGTTGAGCAAACCTTAAGGCTGGTGTAGCGTAGTGTAGTCACACTCAGTGTTGCATTCATGCAAGACAATGGACATATTTGTCTACAGCTTACTGATTTCCTTTGTTTCACTAACATACTGTAAAGGGCCATAAAGATGGGGCTGTTGCATGGATAACCATGTAAAAAGGAAAGCCACTACTGAAGCTGTTGTGGAGAGCACTGCTCATTGATCTATCCATGTCAAAACACTGCTTCAGTAGGGAGGACAAGCAAATCACACCATTTAAAGGCAGTAGGCAAATGGAAACCCACCCTCATTGGCTTTGATGACCTAAAGTTATAGTTGCTCAAGTAATTAAGAGAGGCATTCTTCACTCAGTGCAGGAGAAAATTTACatgtctagagagagagagagagagaaggagagagagaggggtgaggGGGTTGGGGAAGAAAAGAACAAGGTCATTGTACAGTGAAATAAACAAACAAGGAAGGGATgatatcaaaaaagaaaaagaaaaaaaaaaaagcagatagAAACAAAGGGTGTGAAAGGTTAGGGAGAGAAAGGATTGACCTGCATGCATCTCCTCCATCATTCACAGCTTACTTAGATTCTTGTTGTCTCCCTTTTCCAATCTCCCACATGCTGGTGCACCCCCATGAACCAATAAACCAAACAAGTACCAAGAACCCAACAAGCCAAACAAATCCAACACACATATAAAATTATGAGGAGCCCTTCCTTGCCATGTCTGGATGCAGCTGCACATGCCCCTTCTCCCTGTTCCTCCAATAACAAAACCTTTGGATTAAAGATACAACAGTTCCCCATTCCCCCTGTGAATTCATCGGATTATAGAATGATGTGACTATTGTGCTATGGATTGGTGGTCCTCGGATCTTGCGGAGTTGGTCATGGGaaggcatgagaaggatacatgGAGGATGGGCCAATGCCACCACCTCGAGGCCTACCGCTGCCGCTTTCGTCTCCGCCGCCATCGTTCATCTTGGTTCCGAATTGTGCCGCCATCCCAAGATTCAGATACACCATTCTTGAATCCAGGCTGAGGTTGACCATGCTGGAGCTTGAGCTGTTCGTGTTGCAAGCGCCGATTTCCGGGTTCATCCGTGGGTAGATGACCGAGCTCGGGCTGTTTCCGGCACCGCCGGTGCCCCCTCCACAGTTGGCCTCCTCACGGGACATGACCAATGCCGCGGACTGGACTAACTCGAGACACAGGCGGAGCTTGTTGGGTTCGATGTGCGACAGGCCTGGCACTGCACCCTTGAAGAGGAAGTCGGAGGTGAGGGTGCGGAGGATGTCGAGCGGGGTGACGCCGTCGACGGTGCGAACGTTGGGGTCGGCGTGGTGGTCGAGCAGGACGGCGACCATGTCGGGGCAGACCATCTCGGCGGCGATGTGGAGCGGTGTCTTGCCCGTTGGACCAGCCGGGCAATTGACGTCGGCGGCGCCGAGCTCGAGAAGTGCCTTGACGACCTCGCGGCTGCAGTTCTCGACGGCGTAGTGGAGGGCAAACGCATCGTCGAGGTTCAGCCCCTCCCCCATGACCATCAGCTTGACGAGCTCCACGTCGGAGGAGTCGAGGGCGCGGCGCATGCGGCGGATCTTGTGGTGGTGGTCCTCGAGGTCCGCAGCGGGGCCGCCGACATCGATCTGGTGGGGGTGGTGACCGACGAAGGAGGACCGACGGACGAGGGAGGACTTGAGGCGGAGCTCTTCGATCCTAGCGACCACGTCGATGGGGAGGTGCTTCGCCAGCACCTCCGCCGGGAGGCCCGACTTGGCGACCAGGTGCGAGCAGGTGGCCCAGAGCTGCTGCATGTCTTGCTGCCGCGAAGCCATCAGGACCTTCATCACGTCCTCGATCGATGCCTTCTCCACCACGCTAGCCAATTGCTTCTGCACCCAACCACACCAAACATGAGCATCGACCGACATCATACAAATGAGAGGATGGTGAGCAGGGAATTCTAGGTTGATTCCTCGCATAAAATATAGGAAGAGGAGGATTGGAGGATCGCCCGGAGTAGTGGACCTGGTGATTGCATCGTAAGAGAGCAGAAGCACCCAATTCAAGAAATCGGGAATGATgcatgaaattttcttttttggcAAAGGACAAGTGAGATTCGAATTCAGGGTAGTGCGATAATCTGTCGAGATCTCAAGCTAGTCAATCTGTCAAGATCTTTACCAGCTAAGCTAGTCGGCACCTTAGTTCAGCTTGTTGCCACCAGGGTATTGCATGAATTGTGACGGCAAAGTAGGAGGAGGATCTGATCTATTGGGAAAGGGAAAACCCTAGTTTAGTAATGCGTATGATGGGTGGattcgcgagagagagagagagagacgcagcTCTTAGAAGTTGCTGTAGAAGGCTTCTTCATACAGTAAAGAAGACGCAGGAGatatatgaagaagaagaagaagaggaagaacagaAACAACAGTGGATGACGACATCCAAAAAAGAGCAAACAAGTTAGATTCAGCGTTCCCAAAAAAGAACCACATCCAAGTGAACTGTTGGAGGTGAAAGTATTGGGAGGAGGAGCAGTGTCCGTGTCGGAGAGGCGACCTCGGTGATCTGCTCGAGCTGCTTGACGCCGAAAGAGCGGGCGGCGGCCAGGGTGTCGAGGGCGAGGTCGACGGCGGCGGTGCAGTGGGTGTGCCAGCAACCGCGCTCGCCGCAATTAGGGCGGGGCTCGTGCTTCTGCGGCATCACGGACACCTGCCCGCTGTACAGGAACTGCAGCATCAGCAGGAACACCTCGTAGCTGATCGAGTTCACGGGGATGACGACGCCGGCACCGGTGGCCCCTGGGGACGCCGCTCCGCCCCTCGGCGACGACAGCAGGCCCGGCGGTGGCGGCTCAGTGCCGCAGAAGAACCtacggaagaagaggctgcgggcgGCCAGGATGCAGCGGTGGGCGTGGACGAGGCGGCCCTCGACGCTGAAGGTCACGTCGCTGAAGGCCTGGCCATTGATGAGCAGGTTGAGGTAGTCCAGGGAGAGGGACTTGAGTGCTTCCTCCATGCtttccttcttccctttcctCCCTCCCCCCTGTCCTCTTCTGATCCCTTCCTTTCTATAGCTTAAGGTTCAGAACTACATCTGATCATGATTCTGGAAGACAAAGCTTTGTCAGGCTAGAAGAGCTACTGAGGTGAGCAAGAGAGAAGAGTAGCAAAAGCAGTAgtgccaagagagagagagagagagagagagagagagaggagggggttTCTCCTTCTGACCTCTTTTCTTTTCATATCCCCTGTTGCTCCTGCTTCAGTGCTGCTTCTTCTGGTTCCTGTTGTTCTTTCTATCTGTATACTTGTGCGCTCGTGATGGGTTGAGATATCTCTTtttgggaagagagagagagagagagagagagagaacagagaGTAGAGGTGATCTATGTATGTGTATGacagagaaagagaaagataaaGAGAAAGAGAGCAATCTGGATGGATGTGGTGGGCGGCTGGGGCATATAAAATAATTGAGGAGGTAAGAAGAGGAAATTGGATGGAGATATAGTGTTCTGAGAGGAGAAATCACAGAAGCCATGATCGAATGACACTTTACATGACAACTGGCTGTCAAAGCATCTCATTTTCTTCAGTGGTTGATATGATTATTCCACACATCATTTTCAGATAGATTTTTCACATCATCTCATAATAAGCAGCTTTCCTGCATGAACATAATAAACAGCTCACTACCACTCCACCTATATATAAACCAACCATTCATGTTGTACCAAATCAATCACTTGGTTGGTTGCCAGTACTATTTTTTATGTTCTTAGAGGTTCATTGAAGAAGACAATGAGCTGTAACCTTTGTTGGACTCTCTATCAGATGCTAATTGTCTGTGCAATTATTTCCCACTTCAATATTAGTCGATCATCCTCTTCTTCGCCGCAGAGTATTCATTGATAGGACCAAGAACAGGTCAATGAGAGTTCCAGGCGAAAGCATTCCTTGAAACAGTAAAAGCAGTAACTCTGAGAGCTGATTCATCTGcgcaacacaacacacacacacacacacacatatgttgGTAAATAAATCCGGAGGTGTTCATTGGGGAACCTTTGCATTGAGAGGTCGACATCAAGCACGACCCCACAAACCTAACAACAGTTCAGAGATATTCTCGGCTTCAAGCACTCCATTGGCTGCCCCCACTCTCCAATGGATCCATTCAATCTTCCCCTCCTCTCTTCCTCCCACTGATTGCAACATCTGATGGCCCATGTCGGATCTCTCTTCGAGTGCGTATAAAAGTAAACCATTCCTCCCTATGCCTCACAAACCACCAGATGGATATTATCCCAAAGGCTATATTCTTGTCACCATGTTCCATGCTCGAACTGCTTTCAGCTAGCACTGTAGCAGCTGTTGTTCAAACTTGAGTGGGGGAGGTGGGGGGTTGAAGACATAGACTTGGTAGGTAGGGAGGGAGAGAGACGCAGAGAGAGTAAAGGAAAAGACTGGGGCTTACTGAGGGGAGCTCGGCATCGTGCTTCGCGTCCGGGCCGATGTCTTTTAATTTCCACTACAGTTATGGGGACTCGTGCAGACAGGGACAGGGGGTGTTGGGGAGAGGGAGGGGGGTGGAGCGGCAGCAGCGGCCGTGGCGGTGGCCGTGGCCGTGGCCATGCCATGCACCACGCCTTGACCGTGGCCACGCGCGTGCCGAGGGGCTCGCTCCCCTCGTGCGGACCTCGCTGCGCCATGGGAAAGCGCCAGTCCTTGTGCCTGTGCGATGCATGGGGGCAGACTCGCGCACCGAGAAGCGACGATGGTGAGAGCGAGAAAGGGGGGAGGAGAGGAGCGGAGGAAATCGCAGTGATTGACGCATCGCTGACAGTCTTATGATTTGAGGTGTGGGAAGTGACAGTTGACTTGTCATTCCTCGCTTCACCACCACCTCACTCCTCCATCCCATCCCATGCTTTTGCTGCTACCCCTCACTGCAACTGGGCGTTCGTGTGCCGGAAGAGGTGTGTCTCCGTGTCCCTTCTTTCCTCTCTTTCCCATCACCGACGTAACATACACCTAAACACGTACGTATATACTCTGTATGGGTAGCCTCATCTTTCGGTACCGTACGTTGTCCACTCCCCACGGTCTCTCTCAGCTTCTTTTGGGCTTGTGGACTCCCTTTTGATCCCCACGCTTTCTTTGTGTTTGTGTTATTACCCCTGACAATTTCCATGCATGCAAATGGACAAATTATCAAGGCATCTTCACCATCTAAACAAAACATATCAGCAAATCCCAAGTCATTTTTATGATAGCAATTTGCTCACCTTTCTGTTTGACATCAGTCTTGTTCAAAAGTCAACATCCATAAGCTTCTCCATGATCAGAGTCAACTTTGATGTGATTGAATCACTGGCACAAAACTACATGTCCTGCCATTTGTCTGCAAGCATTGCTCGGTCTCTAAATCCGCTTCCTGTCCTTTCGGAATATTAAGAAGTTAATGGTCCCTGAGTGAACTCCCTTTTGGAAGAAGAGCATGGAAGTGCTTTGAAGGTACATTAAGAAGGCATCTTAAGAAGATGTAACACTCTAACATCCTTTGCGGAGGCCAATCAATTCTGAGTTGTGGTCCAAAAGTAGATCAAGGTTGCAGCAGGGTGTGGAGGAACCTGCTAAACCTGAGGAAAATTATCAGTTCTATTTCTGCATGAAATTGGAAAGTGAAGAAGTACCATCTTTTGGTGTTATTCTGGCTATCAAGAGGACATTTCATTGGCAAGAATTAGTACAGATCAGACTTATTAAAATTAGCTCACTGATGTTCCAGATAACACAATTCCATTAGCGTTAGATCGGCTGGCTGCTCGGGACTAGGAGGAAGATAAGGTGGTCTAGAAACCAAGCAAAGAGATGCATAGAATAATCTTAGAGAGAAAATAATGCTTGAT from Musa acuminata AAA Group cultivar baxijiao unplaced genomic scaffold, Cavendish_Baxijiao_AAA HiC_scaffold_1063, whole genome shotgun sequence encodes the following:
- the LOC135666028 gene encoding BTB/POZ domain and ankyrin repeat-containing protein NPR5-like, with product MEEALKSLSLDYLNLLINGQAFSDVTFSVEGRLVHAHRCILAARSLFFRRFFCGTEPPPPGLLSSPRGGAASPGATGAGVVIPVNSISYEVFLLMLQFLYSGQVSVMPQKHEPRPNCGERGCWHTHCTAAVDLALDTLAAARSFGVKQLEQITEKQLASVVEKASIEDVMKVLMASRQQDMQQLWATCSHLVAKSGLPAEVLAKHLPIDVVARIEELRLKSSLVRRSSFVGHHPHQIDVGGPAADLEDHHHKIRRMRRALDSSDVELVKLMVMGEGLNLDDAFALHYAVENCSREVVKALLELGAADVNCPAGPTGKTPLHIAAEMVCPDMVAVLLDHHADPNVRTVDGVTPLDILRTLTSDFLFKGAVPGLSHIEPNKLRLCLELVQSAALVMSREEANCGGGTGGAGNSPSSVIYPRMNPEIGACNTNSSSSSMVNLSLDSRMVYLNLGMAAQFGTKMNDGGGDESGSGRPRGGGIGPSSMYPSHAFP